The genomic interval CGAGGGGATTGGGTTCAGCCGTATGGGAACGGTGTTGTCAGCGATATGCTGATTGAAATCATTCCCCTGAATCCGCCGGAAAAAGGGTCGCAATGCCGTATCACCTTTCCGAATGAACGGGACGGAATTCAGGAACATAAATTCCAATGGCCGTCATCAGAATTCAAGTGGCCGTATCTTGCCCCGACAAACGGATACAGCAATGTGCTGGAAAAATTCTATGTGCTGAATTTACCGAAAATTGCAAGCGCGCCGAAACATACGCTTAAAAAAGAGAGGAACTGTATTATTCGAACGCGAACGAAGGATGATGAGGGCCAAATTATTTCAGCCTGTTACGGATATTTTGAGGGTGAAATCATGTTTCTACCCAAAGGAGAATTCAGCTTTTCCTATCATTTTAATCCGGTTCCGAACGAGCGGTCGCTGGAATACAACGGTGAAAATATTTTAACGGAGGAAAAATAATGTCGATTATAAAGCACATATTCTTGGTTATTTCTTTAATGCTTATAGGGTATGCTCCAATTACATCTCTGTCTGCGGAGAACATTGGCGGTGTGGATTGTGCATCTATACAGGATGAGTATAGAAGACTTGTTGAAATTGCCCAGAATGAGGATGCTTTCGCATTAGCCTGAATAATTCAGGCTAGAGAGGTTTGATCTGATCGCTTTGGATAGTACGCGCTGTGTCCGGGCCGGCATAACCCCATGGTTTTCTTCGGAGACGGAGGTTCCGAGGATTGAAAAGCGGTTTATGCTGTTATAATTTGGGTGTTCTTATGAATTGCCTTTTATGGACAATTCATAGAGATTCTCGCCCAATTATTCGGAGATTTTCCTGATGAAATATGTGTTTTTATGTGGCGACGGGATGGGTGACTATCCGGTTGAAGCGCTGGGAGATAAAACCCCGCTGCAGGCGGCGGACTGTCCGATGATGCGGACGTTTGCGGCTTTGGGCGAGACGCGCATGGTACAGACGGTTCCGGACGGTTTGCCGCCCGGAAGCGACGTCGCCAACATGGCCCTGCTTGGATACGATGCGTCTCTGAACTATACGGGACGCGCGCCGATCGAGGCCGCCGGTGCGGATATTTCCATGAAATCGTCGGATGTGGCATTTCGCTGCAATCTGGTCACGGTGACCGAAGACGGAATTATGGATGATTATTCGGCCGGACACATTACGACAGAAGAAGCGCATGCGCTGGTGCATTCGCTTCAGGAAGCACTTGGGACGGAAGGACTGACTTTCCATCCGGGTGTACAGTACCGCCATATTCTCGTCTGGAATAATGGCCCTGCGGAATGCCATTGTGAGCCTCCGCATGAATTCACCGATAAGCCGGTGGCAGACAATCTGCCGGCGGGAAAGCGGGAGGATGAAATCCGCGATTTAATGGAAAAATCGAAAGCTGTGTTTGCGGATCATCCGGTAAATCAGAAGCGTATTGCGGAAGGCAAAAAGCCCGCAACGCAGATCTGGCTGTGGGGGCAGGGAAAGGCTATGCAGCTGGATTCATACAAGTCCCTTTACGGTCTTGGCGGCGGGGTAATCTCCGCTGTTGACCTGCTGAAGGGAATCGCAAAACTGGCCGGTTTGGAAGCACCCGATGTTGAAGGTGCGACCGGCTTCCTGGATACCAATTACCAGGGCAAAATTGACGCGGCGTTTGAAATTCTTGAACGTGAGGACTTTGTTTACGTTCATATTGAAGCGCCGGACGAATGCGGTCATATGGGTGATGCACAGAAGAAAACCTTTGCCATCGAAGAGTTCGACGCAAAGGTGTGTTCCCCGGTTTTTCAATGGTTGGAAAACCGCGGCGAAGCGTACACCCTGGTGCTGTGCACCGACCACCGCACACCGGTTGCCCTCAAAGGGCATACCTCTGAGCCCGTTCCCATGACGGTCATGAAAGGACCCGTGGGGCATACGGATGCGCAGGCTCCGTTCGACGAAGATGTGAACGGAGGCCATGCCCAGGGCATGGCCTGCCATTGGTTACAGGATATATTGAAAAACGCATCATCCGACTGATGATGGAAGAATGGATTTTGGACTACAGGATTTGAGCCTACACAGGAGAGATTCAGGCAACCCATTTCAAAGCAGGATATTACGGATCCAGTAATCCATTCTTCCAGCCCTTCGGATGTGAAAGGACTGGAAATTGAGCTTACTCAAAAAAATCGCTTCCGTGTTCGGTAAGAAGGACGAACCGACCGGGAACAAAGCAAAGAAACAACAGGAAACATCGTCCAGCACGACTGATAAAAAGAATAAAAAGCAGCCCGAGCCCGGTACCGTCGAATGGCGTCCCGGCCAGAAACCCGTAAAAGGAAAGGGTGAGGGCGGTCAGCGTAAAAAAACGCAGCGCAAACGTAAAGAGCAGGGGCCTAAAGGCGAACAGCCGCAGGGGGAGAAAAAACCGCGCCCGCCGCGTACTCCGAAAAAGGAAATACCTCCGTTTGAGCTGTCTGCCGAAGAGCAGGAACGCATGAAGGATTTCCGTCCGGAGGAGGAAGACCGCCGGATTGCGTATGAAAAACGGCTGAGACAGCGTTGGAACGAAAAACACGGCATTAAGCCGGAGCGCCCGCCGCGTAAAAAACGTGAATCGCGGGGGGATGGCGACAGAAAGCCGGGACGTAATGAGGGTGAGCGTAAACCGCGTGATCGTAAGCCGAAGCGAGAGCGACCGGCGGATGCTCCTTATGCCGTAACTGCGGGAGCCACAGAACGTCGTAAAGTTGAAGATGTTCCGTGGGATCCGGAAACTTTTAAAGTGGAGCCGGCAGAAGGAAAGATCCGTTTTCATGATCTGGATCTGCATCCGAAGCTGATGCAGAGCATTCATGCGTTGGGCTGGAAATATGCGACGCCGATTCAGGGCGAAATTCTTCCGGGCACGTTGAAGGGCAGGGATATGGCCGGCCGGGCCCAGACCGGTACCGGTAAAACGGCTGCGTTTCTGATTTCGATCATCAATCACTGTCTGAACAATCCGTTGGAGAAACACAGTCCGGCAAGTCCGCGGGCTCTGATCATTGCGCCGACCCGCGAACTGGCCATGCAGATCGGCGAAGATTCTGTAGGTTTGAATAAATTCACCGGTCTGCGCACCGTCGTACTTTACGGCGGCATGGATTACAACAAGCAGCAGCGCGAACTGGAAGACGGACTGGTCGATATTGTGGTGGCTACGCCGGGTCGTCTGCTGGATTTTGAAAACAAGAAGGTTGTCAATATCCGCCACACGGAGATCATGGTGATTGATGAAGCTGACCGTATGCTCGATATGGGCTTTATTCCGGACGTACGCCGTATCATCTACAAGACTCCGCCGAAAGAAAAGCGCCAGACGGTGTTGTTCAGTGCAACGCTTTCGGACGATGTCATGAAGCTGGCGGCGGCCTGGATGGTTGATCCGGAGCGGATTGATATTGAGCCGGAGCAGGTAGCTGTTGATAGTGTGGAACAGAAGGTCTATATCGTGACTGATGATCAGAAATTCACACTGCTCTACAACATTATCAAAAATGATGATCCCGACCGGATCATTATCTTCACGAACCGCCGCGATCAGGCTGAGCGTCTATCCGAGGATCTTGATCGCTACAGCATCAAGTGCGAAATGCTGTCGGGTGCGGTGACGCAGAAAAAGCGGATGCGCATTCTGGAAGACTTCAAAGCCGGAAAAGTCAAAGTGCTGGTGGCTACCGATGTCGCCGGCCGCGGGATTCATGTGGACGGCCTGAGCCACGTGGTGAACTTCAACATTCCGGAAAATCCGGATGATTATGTGCACCGTATCGGGCGTACCGGCCGCGCAGGATCCACCGGTCAGTCAATTACGTTTGCCTGTGAGATGGAATCGTTCGAACTGCCGAAGATTGAAGAGCTGCTGGGGATGGAGCTGAAATGCCGTATGCCGACCGACGAGCTGCTGGCGGAGCTTCCGCCGGCTCCGCCGCGTAAGCCGCGGGCCCGTCGACCGCAGCAGGGCGGACAGCGTGGAGGTCGCCGACCGCAGGGCGGACATCACAAACCCGGTCAGAAGCGTTCGGGTAGTGGAACCGGGCACCGTGTTCCGCGTGATAAGCCGGAATCCAGATAATTCCTTTTTCAGGGACAAAAAAACCTTCGCCCTTGCGAAGGTTTTTTTTTGTTTCTGAGGTAGGGAATCCCGGTGAAGATCAGGGAAATACGCTGCGCCGACCGCCGGCGCGGCGGGTCTTTCGTCGCTTTTCCACTTTTTCCACGGTTTCTTCGACAACCTCTTCGACGGTTTCGGTGGTGCCTTTTGTAATCTTTCCAACGCTGTCTTTTGCGCCGCTTACCATGTCTGAAGTCAGGCTTCCAAGGCCTTTGAGGGTATCACCGGCAAAGCCGGTTGCTCCACTGACGGCATTGAGCATCTCTTCGTAGAAGGTGTCGTAGACCTGCGTCGCGGCTTCGGCCGGGGTGGCACCGCCTTTTTCTTTACCGATATCCTTCAGTTCCGGAAGAGGCAGGGGAATGGGCAGCGTCGGAAGAGCCGAAAGTTTGGCGTATACAATGCAACCGTCGATGGCAATGCGCTCAATAATAACCTTCTGGCCCTCCTCCTCTTCGGTTTCGGTTGTCGGGGTGGCTTCTGCGATTTTCGGTCCGGGTTCTGTATCGTCGGTGTATTCTTCCCGATGGAGCACGGCCTGTTCAATATTCTCCTGAAAGGCTTTGATGTTATCTTTGAGGATATGGCGTTCGTAGCGGACGCGCGGGTTGGTCAGCTGAATATCCCGAATCAGGAGAATGTCGCTTTGGAGACTGTCCGGATCAAGGTCGAGGCTGAAGTGCTCGATTTTAACCATATCCCGCCGCGAAAATTTCGGCGGGTTGGCGATACGCAGTCCGTTGATGTGCAGCAGGCCTTTGAGCGGTTGAAGAACGAGGTCGCTGAACGCTACAAGGGTGATAGGCGCATCGGGGTCGATTTCGGCCTCTTCGTCTTCTGATGAAAGCGGGTTGAGTTTCCCGATTTGTCCCATGGGGTTGAGCTTTCCAACCTGTTCCATGGGGTTAAGGCTTTTGAGGCTCATACCGGCGGTTTCTGTGTTGTTGGTGGTTACCGGAAGCTTAAGGTTTACACTCAGGTTGGTGATCGCGAGGCGATGCAGGACCACAGGCTGTTCCGCAATCGGGAGCGACGGTTTTTTTTCCTCGGCCGGTTCGGGCTGTTCCGGTTCGGGTATTTTGTCTGCAATTTCGGGCGGGATGAAGTGTTTGAAGGTGCCCTGGAGGCTGGCGACATTACCACTGTTTTCGGTCTGTTCCAGATCGACCTGTGGAGAATCAATCATAACGTCGTTAATGACGATCTGGTCGGAATAAAGGGAATCCGGATCAAGACTGACGGCGATCTGTGCCAGGTGAAAAAGGTTGCTTGCGGCAAAATCCGGGTGGTTGGGTACGGTGATATGGTTGATTTCGATCCGGCCATCGGTGAGCCGGGCTGAAATTTCATCAATTCCGGCGATTATTCTCGGGGTGTGGGTGGTGAGATTGGTGTCGGTGGTATCCAGTAGATGAGCTGCAATATTTTCAATGGCAATGTGTTGCAGTTCGAGTGGCGGAGCGGTCGGTTGATTGGTCGCCACGGCTGTGAATGTGTCATTTTTCGGTTTTTCCGGTGTGGGCGGGAGGCTGGGAATGGGATACGTCGGAATGCGTTCGATGTAGCTGTTGACTACACGAAGCCATTCGCTGACGGTATTGTTTTCTTTGTTCAGTTCAAGGAAGGCCAGCGGGCTGGTAACCCGTATATCTTCGATTACAGGGGAGGCTGTTTTGTGAGAACCGGGTTTGAGCTGAACGGCAACGTTTTCCAGTGAAAACAGGTTGGGGGTTTCCAGTGTTTCCGGATTGGATAGCCGGAGATTTTTCATTTCGACTTTGCCGTCTTCCAGGGCCACGGAAAGCCGATCAACGGATAACTGCACATTAAGATCCGGTTCGCCGATATTTATTGCGTGGAGCTGTATGTTGTCCACAGCCAGCAGGTCCAACGTAACATCCGGGGGCGGCGGGGCATCCCCGCCGGCGGTATTGGTTGTGGCAACGGTGTTGGTCATTTCTGCTTCCGGAGCATTGGTGGGGATTTTTGCGATAAGGGATTGGGCAAGCTTCAGAAATTCACCGGCAGTATCCGTATCGGAATTATATTCCACGTATGCATGCGGATTGATGACTTCGACGGCTTTAATATGAATGTTTGTGGAATAAATGGAGTCGGGCTCCATTTCAACGTTAATGCGGTCGAGCGTAAACAGGTTCGGTGTTTCCAGTCGCCCCGGATTTTTTACATATGCCTGATCCAGCACAAAGGTGCCGTTAGTCATGCTGACAGCCAGTGATTTGATGCCGAATCCGATATCGAGCTCGTGATCATGCGTGTTGGCCAGTTGCACCTGAACATCGTTGATGATCAGAGATTCGACGATGATCACCGGTGCCGTTTTCCGGTTTTTCTTTTTTTCTTTTTCCGGTTTCGGAGCCGAGGGATCCATTTTGGCAAATGCCTGCACATTGTGGATAAATTCAGTGATATTATCGCTTTTGAGATTCTGTTCATATACGAAATGCGGGCTGTTGATCTCCACCTGATGTACAGTAACGGTACTGGAGAAGAGCGAGGCCATATCGACTGAAATGTCCAGGCTGGCCAATGAGACGGCGTTGGATTGCCCGAAAATTTCGGGATTGCGGATGCTGAAATCCGACAGGGAAATAATGCCCTTCATCGGGTTCACTTTCAATCTGTCGATACTCACTTCTGTCCCGAGCGCTTTCGATCCGATGGTCCCGGCCACGAATTTAACGGTGGGGCCCAGCCAGAAGAGGAAGGTCAGGACAATCAGAATGATCAATGCCGCGATCCCGCCGATTACAATTTTAAGTGTTTTTTTTAATTTCTGTTTCGTCATGATCCCGCGCCTTAGTAGATGCTCAGAACACTACACGTATTTCAAAATCCTGGAAAGTTGTTTCCCGGGACGAATGCCCTGAGCGCACTTCAGAAATGGCTGAAAAATATTCTGGTTTCAAGTATCGGAATTTTTTCTGTTTTACCGCTTGCACCATATGGAGTGCCTCTGTATCTTGCTCCACCTCTTTTCGACCAAACCGCTCGGGTGGTGAAATTGGTAGACACGCAAGGTTGAGGGCCTTGTGGGAGTTAAATCCCGTGTGGGTTCGAATCCCACCCCGAGCACCATGTGCAGGTCGGTGGGAAAGAAGATAAAAGATTGCGGGGTAGAGCAGCCCGGTAGCTCGTCAGGCTCATAACCTGAAGGTCATTGGTTCAAATCCAATCCCCGCTACCAATTTGAAAAACTTAAGATTGCGGGGTAGAGCAGCCCGGTAGCTCGTCAGGCTCATAACCTGAAGGTCATTGGTTCAAATCCAATCCCCGCTACCAACTTATGTGAAGCAGGCCGGTCGGAAACGACCGGCCTGTTTTTTTGTCCTTGTTTCGGCGGGAACGGGGCGGCGGTCTTGACTCGATTTCCGCAGTTGGTTACCGTCCGCGCGTTTTCAGGAGATTTTAGATATGCCCGAAATTCAGATTATGCCATCCATTTTAGCGGCCGATTTCGGCCATCTGGCTGCCGGCTGCCGGCGTGCCGAGGAGGCGGGAGCCGATCAGCTTCATGTTGATGTGATGGACGGTGCGTTTGTGCCGAATATCAGCTTCGGCCCTGATGTGGTGAAAATGGCGGCGGCCAACGTTTCCATTCCCCGGAATGTTCATCTGATGGTGAAACGGCCGCAGGATCATATCAAAGCGTTTGCCGCAGCCGGGTCGGATACGATTCAGATTCACATCGAGTCGGTCTGTAATATTGAAAAAACGTTGACGGCCATCCGTGAAATGGGAAAACGTCCGGCCATTACCCTGAATCCCGAAACGCCGGCTGAAGCGATTTTTTCGTGTCTGGATAACCGCTGGGTGGATGAAGTGCTGGTGATGTCGGTGCATCCGGGATTCGGTGGTCAGAAGTATCTTGACTATGTGGAAGAGAAGGTGGTTGAAATCCGGCGCCGTGCGGACTGGGTGGATATTGCGATCGACGGGGGAATTGACGGCGAAACTGTTATTTCTGCGGCGGCGGCCGGCTGCAATCTGTTTGTGGCGGGGTCTTATCTCTATAAGCAGGATGATATGGCGGCGGCCATTGCGGATATGCGCGAAAAAGCCGCCGCAAATTTCTGCAAAGCGGTTTAGCGATTCCAGACCGTCAGGCCGGCGGGAACTTTCGGCGATTGGAAAAAGCGACTGGCGATGAGGGCTGCGCTGAAGCTGACAAGAAACGATATGGGGAAATAGTAGAGCTCGTGGACGGGCGTGAATTTCTGGATCCAGATGCTGGAGCCGATGGATACGCCGAGGCCGACGAGCCACCCTTTAAAGTTTCCTTTTTGCGTGAGAGCGCCGAGAAGAAAGAGAGCCAGTACGGGGGCGCTGAACATCCCCATGAAACTGAAGAAGGCTTTCAGAATGCCGTCGATAGTGGAGACGTAGAACGCCAGTGCTGTTGCAAGAAGGCCCAGGATCAGAGTAATGATGCGGGCCAGACGCACTTCATGTTCCACGCCTTTGGTAAAATCGCTGATGATGACAGTGGCAATCGAGTTGATACCGGAATCCATGGACGACATGGCCGCTGCAAAAACGGCGGTGATCAGCAGGCCGGAGATGCCCTGTGGAAGATGGTGGATAATGTAGTATGGCATTACTTTGTCCGGCGTGATGTCGGCAGGGAGTTCCGTTTCCTGAAAAAAAGCGAAAAGTCCAAGGCCGATAAACATCAGCAGGCCGATAATGAAGAAATCGGTACCGGCGTTGAACATGACGGATTTTACGGTTTTTCTGAGCGATCCGGTCGCCATAAGGCGCTGGACGGTGACCTGGTCGGTGCCGTAATCCTGCATGAGCTGGAAAAAGAACGAGATGGCAACGGCGGGGCCGGTCATGGCGAACAGGTTGAGTTTCCAGTCGCCGATGTCGAGCCGGCCGGTTTTCCCGGCGAGGGCCAGGATTTCCCCCGCGCCCCCTTCAACCCCGTTGATCAGTGAAACCGCCATCCAGATGGCTCCGCCGATGAGAATGATAAACTGGACGGCATCGGTCCAGACGACGGCCGAGAGGCCCCCGAGCGCGGTGTAGGCGGTGGCCAGCAGGCCCATTATACAGATACAGGTCCATGGCGGAATACCGGTGACGATGGACATTGCCATGGCCGGGGCGTAAACCACGGTGCCGAGCCAGCCGAGGCGGGCGAGGATAAAGAGGCCGGCTACGGCATATTTTGCCGGTGCACCGAAGCGTTTGAGAATGTATTCGTAGGAGGTAGTGACGCGCAGGCGGTGGTAAAGCGGGTAGAACAGAAACAGAATAAACGGAGCGACGATCGGGCTCATGATGCTGACGATGATGAGCGATATGTTTTCCGCATAGGCGGTGCCTGGAAGGCCGATATAAGTGACCGCGCTGGTGAGCGAAGCATACATGCTCATGGCCACGACGAGCCACGGCAGTTTGCGTCCGCCGAGAAAAAACATTTCGCTGTTTTCCTGCCGTCGGGAAAAATAAATGCCGATGCCGATCATGCCGGTGAGATAGATCGCCAGGACGGAATAATTGGTCAGGCCGAATGTCATAGATAAAGTGTGGCATCGCCGTCGGTGGGGGCGTCCATGGATTCCTGAAGGATGGTGATCAGTTCTTCATCGGTAAGTTCGAT from Verrucomicrobia bacterium S94 carries:
- a CDS encoding DEAD/DEAH box helicase — encoded protein: MSLLKKIASVFGKKDEPTGNKAKKQQETSSSTTDKKNKKQPEPGTVEWRPGQKPVKGKGEGGQRKKTQRKRKEQGPKGEQPQGEKKPRPPRTPKKEIPPFELSAEEQERMKDFRPEEEDRRIAYEKRLRQRWNEKHGIKPERPPRKKRESRGDGDRKPGRNEGERKPRDRKPKRERPADAPYAVTAGATERRKVEDVPWDPETFKVEPAEGKIRFHDLDLHPKLMQSIHALGWKYATPIQGEILPGTLKGRDMAGRAQTGTGKTAAFLISIINHCLNNPLEKHSPASPRALIIAPTRELAMQIGEDSVGLNKFTGLRTVVLYGGMDYNKQQRELEDGLVDIVVATPGRLLDFENKKVVNIRHTEIMVIDEADRMLDMGFIPDVRRIIYKTPPKEKRQTVLFSATLSDDVMKLAAAWMVDPERIDIEPEQVAVDSVEQKVYIVTDDQKFTLLYNIIKNDDPDRIIIFTNRRDQAERLSEDLDRYSIKCEMLSGAVTQKKRMRILEDFKAGKVKVLVATDVAGRGIHVDGLSHVVNFNIPENPDDYVHRIGRTGRAGSTGQSITFACEMESFELPKIEELLGMELKCRMPTDELLAELPPAPPRKPRARRPQQGGQRGGRRPQGGHHKPGQKRSGSGTGHRVPRDKPESR
- the rpe gene encoding ribulose-phosphate 3-epimerase, which gives rise to MPEIQIMPSILAADFGHLAAGCRRAEEAGADQLHVDVMDGAFVPNISFGPDVVKMAAANVSIPRNVHLMVKRPQDHIKAFAAAGSDTIQIHIESVCNIEKTLTAIREMGKRPAITLNPETPAEAIFSCLDNRWVDEVLVMSVHPGFGGQKYLDYVEEKVVEIRRRADWVDIAIDGGIDGETVISAAAAGCNLFVAGSYLYKQDDMAAAIADMREKAAANFCKAV
- a CDS encoding cofactor-independent phosphoglycerate mutase — its product is MKYVFLCGDGMGDYPVEALGDKTPLQAADCPMMRTFAALGETRMVQTVPDGLPPGSDVANMALLGYDASLNYTGRAPIEAAGADISMKSSDVAFRCNLVTVTEDGIMDDYSAGHITTEEAHALVHSLQEALGTEGLTFHPGVQYRHILVWNNGPAECHCEPPHEFTDKPVADNLPAGKREDEIRDLMEKSKAVFADHPVNQKRIAEGKKPATQIWLWGQGKAMQLDSYKSLYGLGGGVISAVDLLKGIAKLAGLEAPDVEGATGFLDTNYQGKIDAAFEILEREDFVYVHIEAPDECGHMGDAQKKTFAIEEFDAKVCSPVFQWLENRGEAYTLVLCTDHRTPVALKGHTSEPVPMTVMKGPVGHTDAQAPFDEDVNGGHAQGMACHWLQDILKNASSD